A single window of Pseudarthrobacter defluvii DNA harbors:
- a CDS encoding protealysin inhibitor emfourin → MKIKVERTGGIAAMTRVWTVDAQTDSDLSQWQPIVEACPWDAVPSTPRAAAAAFEAPQPDRFIYSITAGQRRAALPEQALTGPWRILVDTARAAAEESGGAD, encoded by the coding sequence ATGAAGATCAAGGTGGAGCGCACCGGCGGGATAGCGGCGATGACAAGGGTATGGACGGTGGACGCCCAGACGGACAGCGACCTCAGCCAGTGGCAGCCGATTGTTGAGGCCTGCCCGTGGGATGCGGTTCCCAGCACCCCCCGGGCAGCCGCTGCAGCCTTTGAGGCGCCCCAGCCGGACCGCTTCATCTACTCCATCACCGCGGGGCAACGCAGGGCCGCTCTCCCCGAACAGGCCCTCACCGGCCCGTGGCGCATCCTGGTTGATACTGCGCGGGCCGCCGCTGAGGAATCCGGCGGGGCGGACTAA
- a CDS encoding M4 family metallopeptidase, translated as MHVQFCSIVPPYLLRRLAQQDAPGYSTAASAARKALGHVESFQAARAQAVPAHPPGLRDVKPEPVQRAVYDAASEETLPGRLVRDEGGPATGDAAADEAYDGLGHTHRLYADAFGRDSVDGRSLKLDATVHFGKLYDNAFWNGSQMVFGDGDGDVFQRFTKSLSVIGHELAHGVTQYSAGLAYRNQAGALNESMSDVFGALVEQFVKNQSAAEASWLIGEGLFTSKVQGLALRSMKAPGTAYDDDVLGKDPQPDSMDSYVRTSADNGGVHINSGIPNRAFYLVAEALGGYAWEAPGRIWYETLTSGSLPAAATFPVFARATVRAAADLFGAQSREHDAVGAAWETVKVKV; from the coding sequence ATGCACGTTCAGTTCTGTTCCATCGTCCCGCCCTACCTGCTGCGGCGGCTCGCGCAGCAGGATGCGCCCGGATACTCTACGGCGGCTAGCGCCGCCAGGAAGGCCCTGGGCCACGTCGAATCCTTCCAGGCCGCCCGCGCACAGGCTGTTCCGGCCCACCCGCCCGGGCTGCGGGATGTGAAACCGGAGCCAGTTCAGCGCGCTGTCTACGATGCCGCCAGCGAGGAGACGCTGCCGGGCAGGCTGGTCCGGGACGAAGGCGGGCCTGCCACCGGCGATGCCGCCGCGGATGAAGCCTACGACGGGCTGGGGCATACGCACCGCCTTTACGCCGACGCCTTCGGACGGGATTCCGTCGACGGGCGCAGCTTGAAGCTGGACGCCACCGTGCACTTCGGCAAGCTGTACGACAACGCATTCTGGAACGGCAGCCAGATGGTGTTCGGCGACGGCGACGGGGATGTCTTCCAACGCTTCACCAAGTCGTTGAGCGTCATCGGCCATGAACTGGCGCACGGGGTTACCCAGTACTCGGCCGGGCTCGCCTACCGGAACCAGGCCGGTGCCCTCAATGAGTCGATGTCGGACGTCTTCGGCGCGCTCGTGGAGCAGTTTGTAAAAAACCAGTCCGCTGCGGAGGCAAGCTGGTTGATTGGGGAAGGCCTCTTCACCTCCAAGGTCCAGGGACTTGCCCTGCGGTCCATGAAAGCGCCCGGCACCGCCTACGACGACGACGTGTTGGGCAAAGACCCGCAGCCCGATTCCATGGATTCCTATGTCCGGACCAGCGCAGACAATGGCGGCGTCCATATCAACTCGGGCATCCCCAACCGGGCCTTTTACCTCGTGGCGGAGGCCTTGGGCGGCTACGCCTGGGAGGCACCCGGACGGATCTGGTACGAGACCCTGACCAGCGGCTCACTGCCGGCCGCGGCTACCTTCCCGGTTTTTGCCCGCGCAACAGTGCGCGCCGCCGCCGACCTCTTCGGCGCCCAATCCCGGGAGCATGACGCCGTAGGGGCAGCGTGGGAAACTGTAAAGGTCAAGGTTTAA